The region CAGGGTGTAACGGTAGATGTTATCGATAAACATCAGTACGTCACGGCCTTCGTCACGGAAGTACTCGGCCATGGTCAGACCGGTCAGGGCGACACGCAGACGGTTACCCGGCGGCTCGTTCATCTGACCGTAAACCAGGGCCACCTTGTCGAGTACGCCCGATTCGGTCATTTCGTGATAGAAGTCGTTCCCTTCACGAGTACGTTCGCCGACACCCGCGAAGACGGAATAACCGCTGTGCTCCATCGCGATGTTACGAATCAGCTCCATCAGGGTTACGGTTTTACCAACACCCGCACCCCCGAACAGCCCGATTTTACCGCCCTTGGCGATGGGCATGACCAGGTCGATAACCTTGATGCCGGTTTCGAAGATTTCGATCCCGGTCGCCTGTTCGGCATAGGTCGGCGGCTTGCGATGAATCGGCATGGAATCGTCGGCACCGATCGGACCCTGTTCGTCCACCGGGTTACCCAGCACGTCCATGATGCGACCGAGGGTCTTGAGACCCACCGGCACGGTGATTGGCGCGCCGGTATTGGCCACCGCGGTTTCACGCTTGATCCCTTCCGAGCTGCCCATGGCGATGGTACGAACCACGCCGTCACCCAGCTGCTGCTGGACTTCGAGAGTCAGGCCGGTTTCCTCGACTGTCAGTGCGTCATACACTTTCGGCATCCGGTCGCGCGGGAATTCCACGTCGATGACCGCGCCGATGATTTGTACGATTTTTCCAGAACTCATTGTCAGTTCCCCTGTAACTTTGCTTGAAATCGGTTATACCGCCGCGGCGCCCGAGACGATTTCGGACAGCTCCTGGGTAATGGCGGCCTGGCGGGCCTTGTTGTAGGCCAGCTGCAGGTCATCAATCAGGTTGCCGGCATTGTCGGAAGCGGCCTTCATGGCCACCATCCGGGCCGCCATTTCGCAGGCGACGTTCTCTACAACACCTTGATAAACCTGGGATTCGATGTAACGTACCAGCAGGCCATCCAAGACTTCCTTGGCATCCGGTTCGTAAATGTAATCCCAGTGGTATTCGAGTTCTTTGTTCCGTTCGGCGGAAGCCACCGGCAGCAACTGTTCGATCGTCGGCTGCTGGGTCATGGTATTGACGAAGCGGTTATAGACCACGAACAAACGGTCGATCTCGCCGTTGTCATACGCATCCAGCATCACCTTGACAGTACCGATGACATCGGTCAGCGACGGTGCATCGCCAAGATGGGTGGTCTGCGCCTTGATGTTGCCCGTCAGCCGCTTGAAGAACGCCAGCGATTTTTGACCAATGGTGCAGAAGTCCATATCGACATTCTGTTCCTGCCACTGCTTCATGTCGTTGAGCACAGCCTTGAACATGTTGTTGTTCAGGCCGCCGCACAAACCGCGATCGGATGAAATGATGATATAACCGACCCGCTTGACATCGCGTTCCTGCAGATACGCATGGTGATATTCGGGATGGGCAAAGGCCAGATGATCGATAACACCCCGCATCTTGTCCGCGTAGGGACGAGAGCTGGCCATCCGATCCTGGGCCTTGCGCATCTTGCTTGCCGCCACCATTTCCATGGCGCTGGTGATCTTCTGCGTATTTTTAACGCTATTGATCTGAGTGCGTATTTCTTTGCCGCTCGCCATTGCGATAACCTCGCTTACCAGGTACTGGTGGCTTTGAATTTCTCGATT is a window of Thiohalophilus sp. DNA encoding:
- the atpD gene encoding F0F1 ATP synthase subunit beta, which gives rise to MSSGKIVQIIGAVIDVEFPRDRMPKVYDALTVEETGLTLEVQQQLGDGVVRTIAMGSSEGIKRETAVANTGAPITVPVGLKTLGRIMDVLGNPVDEQGPIGADDSMPIHRKPPTYAEQATGIEIFETGIKVIDLVMPIAKGGKIGLFGGAGVGKTVTLMELIRNIAMEHSGYSVFAGVGERTREGNDFYHEMTESGVLDKVALVYGQMNEPPGNRLRVALTGLTMAEYFRDEGRDVLMFIDNIYRYTLAGTEVSALLGRMPSAVGYQPTLAEEMGVLQERITSTKTGSITSFQAVYVPADDLTDPSPATTFSHLDATLVLSRQIAELGIYPAVDPLDSTSRQLDPLVVGEEHYDVARNVQGTLQRYKELKDIIAILGMDELSEEDKLAVSRARKIQRFLSQPFFVAEVFTGAPGKYVSLKDTIRGFKGIVEGEYDNIPEQAFYMVGTIEEALEKAKSL
- the atpG gene encoding F0F1 ATP synthase subunit gamma; this encodes MASGKEIRTQINSVKNTQKITSAMEMVAASKMRKAQDRMASSRPYADKMRGVIDHLAFAHPEYHHAYLQERDVKRVGYIIISSDRGLCGGLNNNMFKAVLNDMKQWQEQNVDMDFCTIGQKSLAFFKRLTGNIKAQTTHLGDAPSLTDVIGTVKVMLDAYDNGEIDRLFVVYNRFVNTMTQQPTIEQLLPVASAERNKELEYHWDYIYEPDAKEVLDGLLVRYIESQVYQGVVENVACEMAARMVAMKAASDNAGNLIDDLQLAYNKARQAAITQELSEIVSGAAAV